The following coding sequences are from one Amphiprion ocellaris isolate individual 3 ecotype Okinawa chromosome 19, ASM2253959v1, whole genome shotgun sequence window:
- the LOC111564672 gene encoding cdc42 effector protein 4-like: MPILKQLVSSSSQTKRRSRMDLTREMISAPLGDFRHTMHVGRSGDAFGDTSFLSTRSGEPPPENTSFPRSPRPGLLSRTFRSSKRSQSVTRVDQQSDSSLVLPGGSPSYVKNAMSLPFLNDDDRGESMVAKSLSSSPLKQHGELDGRGAAAATHFLELEERSFGELTELPESSHHYGGGMKHAESVMSFHVDLGPSMLGDILGVMEKEEDDLGYEEGKSSEGRASPPLSAHGEEEDSVERGKDENGEEQMEADEEAEDLQMQASEDPTSSIDLRPEDGGPYTPEYTPEIRPRHLQHLDSCSMSSSGSAALDEKPNSQTYTGDTDSATFSAPPEEESNFSSFLEDEDDEIRV; encoded by the coding sequence ATGCCGATCTTAAAACAGCTAGTGTCGTCGTCCTCCCAGACCAAGCGTCGCTCACGCATGGATCTGACCAGGGAGATGATCAGTGCTCCTCTGGGCGACTTTCGCCACACTATGCACGTCGGCCGGAGCGGTGATGCTTTTGGAGACACCTCCTTTCTCAGCACACGCTCAGGGGAGCCTCCACCTGAGAATACGTCCTTCCCGCGCTCTCCACGACCCGGCCTTTTGTCACGCACCTTCAGGAGCAGCAAGCGCTCGCAGTCTGTGACCAGAGTGGATCAGCAGAGCGATAGCTCTTTGGTGCTCCCTGGAGGGTCACCCAGCTATGTGAAGAATGCCATGTCTCTGCCCTTTCTCAATGATGACGACCGAGGGGAGAGCATGGTGGCAAAGAGTTTGTCTTCAAGTCCGTTAAAGCAGCACGGGGAGTTGGACGGGAGAGGCGCAGCTGCAGCCACTCACTTTTTAGAGCTGGAAGAACGAAGCTTTGGCGAGCTGACAGAGCTGCCAGAGAGCTCCCATCATTACGGAGGTGGAATGAAGCACGCCGAGTCGGTTATGTCCTTCCACGTTGACCTGGGACCCTCCATGCTGGGTGACATCCTGGGTGtgatggagaaggaggaggatgatcTTGGCTACGAGGAGGGAAAAAGCAGCGAAGGCCGTGCTTCACCGCCTCTCAGCGCCCACGGTGAGGAAGAGGACAGCGTGGAGAGGGGGAAAGATGAGAATGGAGAAGAGCAAATGGAGGCAGACGAAGAAGCTGAAGATCTGCAGATGCAGGCCTCTGAGGATCCAACCAGCTCTATTGATCTGAGGCCTGAGGACGGAGGGCCTTACACTCCAGAATACACTCCAGAGATACGGCCCAGACACTTGCAGCATCTAGACAGCTGCTCCATGTCCagctctggttctgctgctctgGATGAGAAACCCAACAGCCAGACCTATACAGGAGATACAGACAGTGCCACATTCAGTGCCCCGCCAGAAGAGGAGAGCAACTTCTCCTCTTTCTtggaggatgaagatgatgagATCCGTGTATGA